From Passer domesticus isolate bPasDom1 chromosome 8, bPasDom1.hap1, whole genome shotgun sequence, a single genomic window includes:
- the LOC135306091 gene encoding olfactory receptor 14J1-like, with translation SLLTIMCYDRYVSICKPLHYETLLGSRACAHMAAAAWASAFLNAFMHTANTFSLPLCHGNALGQFFCEIPQILKLSCSKSYLREFGLIAFSACLVCGCLAFIFFSYVQIFRAVLRIPSEQGRHKAFSTCLPHLAVVSLFVSAVIFAHLKPPSISSPSLDLSVSVLYLVVSPALNPLIYSLRNQEIKDALRKMMTVSFQKH, from the coding sequence tccctcctgacaatcatgtgctacgaccgctacgtgtccatctgcaaacccctgcactatgagaccctcctgggcagcagagcttgtgcccacatggcagcagctgcctgggccagtgcctttctcaatgctttcatgcacacagccaatacattttccctgcccctgtgccatggcaatgccctgggccagttcttctgtgaaatcccacagatcctcaagctctcctgctccaaatcctatcTCAGGGAATTTGGGCTCATTGCATTTAGTGCCTGTTTGGTATGTGGCTGTTTggcattcatttttttctcctacgtgcagatcttcagggctgtgctgaggatcccctctgagcagggacggcacaaagccttttccacctgcctccctcacctggctgtggtttCCCTGTTTGTCAGCGCTGTTATCTTTGCtcacctgaagcccccctccatctcgtccccatccctggatctctcAGTCTCTGTTCTGTACTTGGTGGTGTCTCCAGCCCtcaaccccctcatctacagcctgaggaaccaggagatCAAGGATGCCCTGAGGAAAATGATGACtgtatcttttcagaaacattaa